The Toxorhynchites rutilus septentrionalis strain SRP chromosome 3, ASM2978413v1, whole genome shotgun sequence genome includes a region encoding these proteins:
- the LOC129778644 gene encoding uncharacterized protein LOC129778644, which produces MRCVACNYYIWSYFIAFAEIFVSFKVASALLACSRVNDLDRDIVCYDVEPIFVLLVLYNILSLMLIIGVAKRMEKLLQVYQTCTITLKASAIVRRAVLSATEYNEANMEKTVAEMKIIIIFTLIFTLEALVVAGACRKIRREQQEPQYYVDVV; this is translated from the exons ATGCGTTGTGTGGCTTGTAATTATTATATATGGAGTTACTTCATAGCGTTTGCGGAGATTTTTGTCTCGTTCAAGGTGGCCTCAGCACTGCTGGCTTGCTCCCGTGTGAATGATCTCGATCGGGATATTGTATGTTATGATG TGGAACCAATATTTGTGCTGCTGGTCTTGTACAATATCCTTTCGCTCATGCTCATCATAGGAGTAGCAAAG CGAATGGAAAAACTTCTTCAAGTCTACCAAACATGTACAATAACATTGAAAGCATCGGCTATTGTACGGCGGGCTGTTCTGTCCGCCACAGAGTATAACGAGGCAAACATGGAAAAGACTGTAGCTGAAATGaagataataataatatttacaT TGATCTTTACCCTTGAAGCCTTGGTAGTTGCTGGAGCATGCAGGAAAATTCGGAGAGAGCAACAGGAGCCCCAATATTATGTTGACGTGGTTTAG